The genome window TCCGCTCCTTAGGCTTCTCCAGTCCGTAGTGGTCCTCGTTGAGGACCTTCTCCGACTCGTCGAGATCCAGGTTGTCATCGGTCTGGACGCCCCATGGCAGGCTCACCAGCCAGTCGACGTAGGTGCGGATGACGCCCTGCTCGGGGGAGGCGCTGGGGATCCGGTTGAGCCGGTCGACCTCCTTGAGCGCCTTCTCCTTGACATCGGTCGGCATGGCCGATTCCTCGACCTTGGTCTTCAGCTCGCCCGCCTCGGCGACCGCGGGGTCGTCCTCGCCGAGCTCCTTCTGGATCGCCTTGAGCTGCTCGCGCAGGATGTACTCGCGCTGGGTCTTGTCCATCTCGGACTTGACCTCGCTCTGGATGCGACCCTTCAGCTCGAGCACCTCGATCTGCTTGGCCAGGAATTGTCCGACCATGCGCAGCCGCTCGGCGACGTCGATCGTCTCCAGCAGCTGCTGGCGCGCCTCGGTGGTCATGTCGGGGCTGTAGGCGACCATGTCGGCCAGCAGCCCGCCGTCGGAAATATTGCGCGCGGCGACCGCGACCTCGGGCGGCACCGATGCCCCTGAGCTCACGTACTGCTCGATCTGCCCCTGGACCGATGCCATCAGGGCCTCGACCTCCACGCTCTTCTCCTGGTCGTCCTCGATCAGCTCGACGCGAGCCTCGAGGTGCGGATCGGTCTGCACCAGGTCGAGCAGGCGGATCCGCTTCTGCCCCTGCACGATGGCCCGGATGGTCCCGTCCTGGAGACGGATCACCTGGGCGATCTTGGCCAGGGTGCCGATGGAGTAGAGCTCGTCGACCGAGCTGACCTCTTCGGTCTCGTTGCTGCGTTGGGTGATGAGTGCCACTGGCTGCGAGGTGCGGACCGCGCGGTCGAGCGCCTTGACGCTCCGGTCGCGGCCGACCTGCAGCGGGACGATCATCTCCGGGAAGATCACCGTGTCGCGCAGGGCGACGAGTGGGAGCACCTGGATCTGCTCGACCTCGGGCTCGGCGTTCTTGTCATCCATGGTTCAGCTTCGTGTCCCTTCAGTCGAGGCGCTCACCGGCTCCGGCGCGTCCTCCTCGACGTATCGCTCGACATCGTCTCCATCGAACAGGTCATAGACGCGGATCTTGCCCAGCGCCTCGAGCTGAAGGATGACCTTGACGCCCGCCAGGTTGACCCCCTGGCGTCGGGTGAGGAAGCGGATGATACGCACCCGCCTGATATCGGCCTCCGAATAGAGCCGGAGGTTATTGCGGCGTTGTGGGCAGAGGAGGCCCTCCTCCTCATAGATCCGAAGCGTGCGCGGATGCACCTGGGCCAGTTCGGCCGCGATGCTGATGAAGTACCGCGGACGCAGCGGGTCGCGGAGTGAGCTCATAAACCCTGCATAGTCAATGGAATTGCAAACGTGGCGATACCCTAAGGTCTATCAATGGCGTTGTCAATAGACCTACGGGAATTGGGGTAGGGCCATTCCTGGGCGGGCTCGGCTGGAACTCGCGCCGCCGGCGCTGGGCGCGGCGCCGCTTACTCCCCGATCAGCAGGCTGCGGAGCTCCGCCTCGTGCTCGGCCGAGGTGACGGCCAGCAGCTTGTCGCCGGCCCGCAGCGTGGTGTCCGGGCGGACGATGATGGCGTGCTCATCACGGACCAATACCGCCACCGAGCTCCCCTCGGGCAGCTCGAGGTCACGCAGCACCTTGCCGATCACCGGTGAGCTGGAATCCAGCTGCGCCTCGACGATCTGCACTTCGCCCCCCTCCAGCTCGGCGAGATGCAGGAGATCGTGGATGGGGATCTCGTGCTCGATCAGGGCAAGGATGCTGCGCGTAGGGCTGACGGTGTCGTCGATCGCCAGGCGCCGGAAGAGCGCCTCGTTCGTGGGGTTGTTGACCCGGGCGATGGCGCGCGGCACGTTGAACTTCATCTTGGCCACCTGGCAGGCGACGAGGTTGTCCTCGTCGTCGCCGGTCACGGCGGCCACAACATCCGCGCGTGCCATCCCGGCCTCGGCCTGGTAGCGCCCCTCGCAGCCGTCATTCGGGACCACGATGCTGCCGAGCTCGTCGGCGATGGTGCGCGCGCGCGCGGCGTCCTTCTCGATCATGACCACCTCGTGCCCGGCGGCCAGCAGCTCCTTGGTCAGGTAGTAGCCGACGTTCCCGCCGCCGATCACGACTACGTACATGTCAGCCAGCCTCGTCGCCGACCGCGGCTTCGTCGCCGGTCGCGGCTCCCTCGATCGCGGCCTCGGCCTTGGCCGCAGCCCGGGAACCGGCTGGCGGTAAGCCCTGTCGCGGCTCGGCCGTCGGCGGCTCCACCGCCCCGTTGGTCGCATCTGCCCCCTTTGTTGCGGCCACGACCAGCGCGTCGGCGAGGATCACGGTGCGGCACATCGTCTCGAGACCAAGCGTGCGGTAGGCCTCGGCACGCAGCGGGTCGTTGATCTTGGCGATCACGCGGGGGATGCCGAAGATGTGCTTCCCCAGCTGGGCCGCCATGGCGTTCCGGTTGTCACCCTCGCTCAGTGCCATGAGCAGGTCCGCGAGATCGGCTCCGGCACCGCGCAGGATGTCCTCGTCGCTGCCGCTGCCCCGCACCGTGACGCCGCCGAAGGTGCTCGGCAGCCGGTTGAAGGCGCGCTGGTCGACGTCGATCACGGTCACGTGGTCGCCGCGCTGGTCGAGCTCGGCGGCGGTGCGAGCGCCGACCCGCCCGCAGCCGATGATGATCACCCTCATGGCGTGTGCGCCAGCTCCTCCGTCTCGGCTCGAAGGCACCAGACCGGCGCCGTCGAGTTGCGCATGACGTACGGGACCGTCCGCCCAGCGTCCCATCCACCGCCGAAGCGTCGCTTATAGCGTAGTCCCATCACGATGAGGTCAACGTGTCGCTCAACGGCGTCGTCCACGATCGCGGCGCCGGCGGCCCGTGCCTGGGCGATTCCAGTCTCGACCTGCACCTCGTGCTCCGCCAGGAAGGCTTCGCCCTGGCCCAGCGCCTCGTCCGCAAAGGCGACCGCGGCCGGGTCCTGCGCGTCGAGCTGCCGTTCGAACGGGATCTCGATCACGTGCAGCAGGAAGGCCCGGCCGGCGGTACCGGCGAGCAGGATCGCGGTGAGGCGCAGCGCCGCGTCGTCCGCCTCGGTGCCGGCGAGCGGCACCAGGATGCGGTCGAAGGTGAGCAGGGCGGGACGCTTCTCGCGTCGGCCGAAGATCATGCCACCGATATCCTACGGCGCGTCGACACCGGTCAGCGACCGATTGCCAGCCGCTCGACGAGCCAGCGAGGCAGGCTCGCCTCGCGCATCAGGCGCTGCGTCAGCGCAATGTCGTAGCGGACCCGATGAAACTCGGCCATGCCCGCCTCGGTGTCGAGGATCAGGTACGACGCCTCGGGGTTCCCGTCGCGCGGCTGTCCAACGCTCCCAGGATTGATCAGGTCACGGCGCGCGTCGAGGGCGATGGGCGACGAGGCCGTGGCCGGGATCACCGTGATATGGATTCCATCGGCTCGATAGATGACCGGCAGATGGGTGTGGCCGAAGAGGCACCGGCGGGTCTCGAACGCGCCGAGGTTGGCCGCTGCGATGGCCGCGTCGGTGATGTACTCCCAGATCGGTTCGCGTGGCGATCCATGGACCGCCGTAAGCTCGCCGTCGCGACGCACCTCCGGCAGCGCGGCGAGGTAGGCGCGCGCATTCTCGTCGAGGACGGAGGTGGTCCACTTGATGGCGGCGGCGGCATCCGGGTTGAACCATGATGCATCGACCGTGCCGATCGCCGCGCCGTCGTGATTGCCCGTCACCGCCCGCGCGCCGAGCTCCTGCAGGCGGCGGATCACCTCGTTCGGCTGCGGCCCGTACCCGACGATGTCGCCGAGCACCCAGAGCTCGTCGTACGAGCCCAGCTCGTCGCAGACGGCGTCGAGGGCGGCGAGATTGGCGTGGATGTCCGACAGGACAGCGAGGCGCATGGGGCTCGGAGTATACCGAGGGTCAGCCGAGCGGCCGGCGGCCAGGCTCTCCGGGTCGGCGAGGGAAACGAGCCTCCGTGGCGCGCTCCTTCGGCACGATCACGAACCGATGTCCGCCGAGCGCCCTCACGCCAGGATCGGCGATGCGGAGCCGGCCGCCGCCGAGCTGGCGGCTGGCGTCTTGTCCGCGGCTGACCTCCTCGTCGGCCTCGGAGAGTGGGCCCTTCCACGCCACCAGCGAGCCCCCGATGGCCAGCAGCGGCAGGGCGAGCTCGGCCAGCACCGGCAGGGCGGCGCAGGCCCGGGCCGTGACCATTCCGTAGCGTTCCCGGTGGGCAGCACTGCGCCCGAGCGCCTCCGCGCGATCCGCGATGACAGCCACGTTCGCAAGGTTCAGTGCATCGGCGAACTCCGCCAGGATGGCTGCCTTCTTGCCAACCGAGTCAACCATCGTCCAGCGCAGCTCGGGCCGCGCCATGGCGAGCGGCAATGCGGGGAGCCCGCCGCCCGAGCCAAGGTCGATCGCTTCGCTCGGTGCGATACGGTCGATCTCCGGCACGGCGGCGAGTGAGTCGAGCAGGTGCAGGCGCGCCACCTCACCGGGCGACGTGACCCTGGTCAGGTTGAGCCGGCGGTTGGCGGCAAGGAGCAATCCCACGAAGCGCTCAGCTGCGTCGAGAAAGCCCGGGGGCAGGGTGCCCGCGATCGCCGGCACGTCGGCGAGCAGCTCTTCGAGTGCGTGTCGCGCCTCGGCTGCCTCGTCCTGATCGATGGTGGGCAAACGAAAATGCCTCTCCGGTGGCGTTTCAGTCTTCCCGGCCACGAGCGGTTGTCGGCCGGCTTTCGCATCGGCCCCGCGGGTGCCCGGTTACCGTACTCGGCCGCCGGGGAAGCAGGACGACTAGCGTACCAACCTGCGCCGGTGCGGGCAACCGGAGTTATCCACCAATCACCGCGGCGGGAGCCGACCTGTGGATAAGTCGCCGGGCTATACTCGCCTTCGATGACGCCAGGGGCCCGGCGGGCAGGTACGATCGGGGACCAGTGGCGGCGACGCTGACCACCGGCGCGCCGCGCTTCGCTCACCAGAGCGAGGCGGAACTGGCTCGGATCCTCGACTTCTACGGTGTCGCATGGCGGTACGAACCCGACCTCTTTCCCATCTCCTGGAACGCCGACGGCGTGGTGGTCGAGTCCTTCGCCCCGGACTTCTACCTGCCGGAGATCGACATCTACCTGGAGCTGACGACTCTGAAGCAGACCCTGGTGCGCAAGAAGAACCGCAAGCTGCGCTGGCTGCGCCAGCTTTACCCCGAGGTCCGCGTGAAGCTGTTCTACGCTCGTGACTTCCGGGCGCTGATGGTCAAGTACGGTCGGCTGGACTTCCTGGCCGACGTAGCTGCCATGAACGGGAATGGCCCGCTGAACGGACGTTGATGCACGCCGACGTCGAAGAGGTGCTGCTGAGCGGGGAGGAGGTCCAGACGCGCGTGGCGGAACTCGGGGCCCAGCTCGCGGCAGACTATGAAGGCCGGGAACCGGTCCTGGTGAGCGTCCTGAAAGGCTCGATCATCTTTCTCGCGGACCTGGTGCGCGCGATGCCGATCCCGCTCTCCATCGACCTGATGGAGGTGAGCAGCTACGGGACCTCCACCGAGTCGAGCGGCCAGGTGCGCATCCTGAAGGACCTCTCCACCTCCATCGAGGGGCGGGAGGTGATCGTGGTCGAGGACATCATCGACACCGGCCTGACCCTGAACTACCTGTTGCGCTACCTGCACGACAAGGGCCCCGCATCGATCCGCATCTGCTGCCTGCTCGACAAGCCGGCGCGCCGGCTGGCGCCGATCGAGATCGACTACCGCGGCTTCACCATCGCAGATCGCTTCGTGATCGGCTACGGCCTCGACTACGGCGAGCGCTACCGCAACCTCCCGTACATCGGCGTCCTGCGCCCATCGGTCTACAGCGCCGCCCCTCCGGCGTAGCCCGCATGCCCACCCCAGCGGGCGGCCGCTACCGTGTCCCAATCCTGCTCGGCAGCGTGCTGATGGTGGCCGCCGGCTTCCTGACCTGGTGGCAGGCCGGCGGCGAGAGCGTCGAGGGGGTGCCGATCCCGCCGAGCGCCGGGATCGGGCTCGAGGGGCCAGGGATCGTGGTCTACGGAGCCGCGCTGGCGACCCTGGTGCTGCTCGACATCGGCTACATGCGTGGCCGCTGGGGCTTCATCCTGGATGGGCCGTGGGTCTACCTCGCGATCGGCCTGGTCGCGGCGGCGGCGCTCGCGTATCGAATCTGGGAGCTGTGGTCGGTGGGATTCCTCCCGTTGCCGCAACGCTCGCCGGGACTGGCCGCTGCGGCGGTCGGGATCGGCCTGGTCCTGTACGGGGCGGGCCGGGGATTCGGCGCCCGGCGCCCGGCCTAGCGAGCGCCCGGCCTAGCGAGCGCTCGGCAGGAGCAGCGGGCTGATCAGGATCCAGCCGACGATGACTGCCAGCAGGAGGCCGCCCAGGATCAACATCGGCCGCAGGTCCGGCCGGTAGTCGCGCGGCGAGCGGCGGGGCGGAGGCGCGTCGCCGGACATCGGCTTGGCTAGATCTCGCCCAGGTAGGCCTGTCGCACTTGCTCATTGGCCGCCAGGTTGGCAGCCGTATCGGAGAGGATGATCTGGCCGCTCTGCAGCACATACCCGCGGCTCGCCACGTTGAGGGCCATGAGCGCGTTCTGCTCCACCAGCAGGATCGAGGTGCCCTGCGCGTGGATGCTGCTGATCGTGTCGAAGATGCTCTCCACCAGCGTCGGAGCCAGGCCCATCGACGGCTCATCGAGCAGCAGCACCTTCGGGCTGACCATCAGGGCACGCCCGATCGCGAGCATCTGCTGCTCCCCGCCGCTCAGCGTCCCGCCGGTCTGGCTGCGCCGTTCCTTCAGGCGCGGAAACATGTCGTAGGCGCGGTTGATGCCGTCGCGCACGTCGGCCTCGTTGGTCAGGGTAAAGCCGCCCATTCGCAGATTCTCGTCAACCGTCAGGCGGGCAAAGGTCCGGCGACCCTCGGGAACCTGGACCACGCCTCGCTCAACGATGTGATGGGGCTGAACCTTGCCGAGGTCCTCGCCCGCGAGCTTCACACTGCCGGATCGCGGTCGCACCAGGCCGCTGATGCAGTTGAGCGTCGTCGTCTTGCCGGCGCCGTTCGCCCCGATCAGGGTGACGATCTCCCCGTCGCCGACGGAAAGCGAGACCTCGCGCAGGGCGTGGATGTTCCCGTAGAACGCGTTGATCTCATGAACTTCCAGGAGGGCCATCAAGCTTCCGAGCCCGCAACTTCGTTGGCCGCCGCCCCCGGGACCGTGGCACCGGCCTGTGCCGCCCCCCGTCCCAGGTACGCCTCGATGACGCGGGGGTTGGTCTGGATCTCGCGCGGCGTTCCCTCGGCGATCTTCTCGCCGTAGTCCAGGACCGTTATCCGCTCGGAGATGCCCATCACCACCCGCATCTCGTGCTCGATCAGGAGAATCGTGATCCCCAGCTCGTCGCGCAACCGGCGGATGAATTCGGTCATCTTGCGGGTTTCGGCCGGATTCATGCCGGCGGTGGGCTCGTCGAGCAACAGCAGGCGCGGCTGGGTGCTCAGGGCCCTGGCGATCTCTAACCGTCGCTGGTCGCCGTACGGGAGCTCGCTGGCCTGGCTCCTCCCGTGCCCGCGGATGCCGACGAAATGGAGAAGGCGAAGGGCCTCCTCGTGGGCCTTCTCTTCCTCGAGGCGCACGGCCGGCGTCCTCAGGACCGCCCCGATCCATCCCGATTCCAGGAAGTGATGCTGGCCGACCAGGACGTTTTCAATCGCCGACATGCCGGCGAAGAGCCGGATGTTCTGGTACGTGCGAGCGATGCCCAGCCGAGAGATCTGGTCGCGTCGGAGCTTGTCGATCGACTGCCCCTCGAACTGGATCTCCCCTTCATCAATGCGGTACCAGCCGGCGATGCAGTTGAAGAGGGTCGTCTTGCCCGCTCCGTTCGGCCCGATCACGCTCACGATCGCCCGCTCTTCGATCTCGAGGTCGAGGTCGCGGACGGCGACGAGTCCTCCGAAACGCTTTGTGACGCCCTTGGCGACCAGCTGCGGCATGGCCCGTCTCCCTAGCTGCTCTCGGTCGGCGCAGCAACCACCGTATCCGCGCCGAGCTCGGAGCTTTCGAGATGCACCTCACGGGCCGCGAACCTGGTCGGCATCAGCCCCTCGGGCCGATACAGCATCATCAGGATCAGGGCGGCACCGTAGAACAGGAACCGATACTCGGAGAACTCGCGGAACAGCTCTGGCACCCCGATCAGGAAGATCGCGCCGAGCACCGCGCCCGGGATGCTGCCCATGCCGCCCACCACCACGATGGCGACCACGTTGATGGAGACGAAGAGCTGGATGCTGCTCGAGAAGATCGAGCCCACCAGTGAGCTGAAGATGCCGCCACCCAGGCCGGCGAATCCGGCCCCCAGCACGTAGGCGAGGATCTTGGTCTGCACCAGGTTCACCCCCAGCGCCTCCGCCACGTCCTCGTCCTCACGGATGCTGAGCCAGGCACGCCCGATTCGCGAGCCGCGCAGCCGCCAGGCAACGAACGCGATCAGGACGGCACAGGCGATGGCGATGTAGTAGATCTGGGCCGGCCCGGCTAAGAAATGCGTCGGCTCCACGTCGATCGGCTTGGGGATGTTGAGGATTCCTCGCGGGCCACCCAGCCATGGCTTCAGGACATCGGAGCCCGCCAGGATGCGGATGATCTCGCCGAAGCCAAGCGTTGCGATGGCCAGGTAGTCGCCCCGAATGCCCAGGATCGGCAGGCCAAGGATGGCGCCAAAGACCATGGCAAAGAGCACGGCGAAGGGGATCGCCGCCCAGAATGGCCAATCGGCAAGGCCGAACTCGGCCGTCGAGGTCAGCAGGCCGACGGTGTAGGCCCCGACCGCGAAGAAGGCCACGAACCCCAGGTCGAGCAGCCCGGCCAGGCCCAGCGTGA of Chloroflexota bacterium contains these proteins:
- a CDS encoding universal stress protein, producing MIFGRREKRPALLTFDRILVPLAGTEADDAALRLTAILLAGTAGRAFLLHVIEIPFERQLDAQDPAAVAFADEALGQGEAFLAEHEVQVETGIAQARAAGAAIVDDAVERHVDLIVMGLRYKRRFGGGWDAGRTVPYVMRNSTAPVWCLRAETEELAHTP
- a CDS encoding ABC transporter ATP-binding protein; the encoded protein is MPQLVAKGVTKRFGGLVAVRDLDLEIEERAIVSVIGPNGAGKTTLFNCIAGWYRIDEGEIQFEGQSIDKLRRDQISRLGIARTYQNIRLFAGMSAIENVLVGQHHFLESGWIGAVLRTPAVRLEEEKAHEEALRLLHFVGIRGHGRSQASELPYGDQRRLEIARALSTQPRLLLLDEPTAGMNPAETRKMTEFIRRLRDELGITILLIEHEMRVVMGISERITVLDYGEKIAEGTPREIQTNPRVIEAYLGRGAAQAGATVPGAAANEVAGSEA
- a CDS encoding TrkA family potassium uptake protein; the protein is MRVIIIGCGRVGARTAAELDQRGDHVTVIDVDQRAFNRLPSTFGGVTVRGSGSDEDILRGAGADLADLLMALSEGDNRNAMAAQLGKHIFGIPRVIAKINDPLRAEAYRTLGLETMCRTVILADALVVAATKGADATNGAVEPPTAEPRQGLPPAGSRAAAKAEAAIEGAATGDEAAVGDEAG
- a CDS encoding MerR family transcriptional regulator; the encoded protein is MSSLRDPLRPRYFISIAAELAQVHPRTLRIYEEEGLLCPQRRNNLRLYSEADIRRVRIIRFLTRRQGVNLAGVKVILQLEALGKIRVYDLFDGDDVERYVEEDAPEPVSASTEGTRS
- a CDS encoding branched-chain amino acid ABC transporter permease — its product is MMQDASVGFAEVPWRAVIRVGLIGAAVAIFLCLVGIVPVFHARPLIKDVISLGQTAIVLALLWTGLMAARTSEVRGRLTVLPGALAGSIAGAGLTALVILGELINVRAAFLNASPALYEILTFGNGLAGSWIAIVIGAVLGAAGSVGAKLPIASRRPLTTFVLTLLLAGLFAGILRTAMLSTPLAGLGRLLFAPLGLTIVGAIVTVVLFVGGGELLFYTRVRDRVKAMAPAQQRLVTWPLLAMAAIAVLVLPQALGPFVAQVVALVALYVLMGLGLNITLGLAGLLDLGFVAFFAVGAYTVGLLTSTAEFGLADWPFWAAIPFAVLFAMVFGAILGLPILGIRGDYLAIATLGFGEIIRILAGSDVLKPWLGGPRGILNIPKPIDVEPTHFLAGPAQIYYIAIACAVLIAFVAWRLRGSRIGRAWLSIREDEDVAEALGVNLVQTKILAYVLGAGFAGLGGGIFSSLVGSIFSSSIQLFVSINVVAIVVVGGMGSIPGAVLGAIFLIGVPELFREFSEYRFLFYGAALILMMLYRPEGLMPTRFAAREVHLESSELGADTVVAAPTESS
- a CDS encoding ABC transporter ATP-binding protein, which codes for MALLEVHEINAFYGNIHALREVSLSVGDGEIVTLIGANGAGKTTTLNCISGLVRPRSGSVKLAGEDLGKVQPHHIVERGVVQVPEGRRTFARLTVDENLRMGGFTLTNEADVRDGINRAYDMFPRLKERRSQTGGTLSGGEQQMLAIGRALMVSPKVLLLDEPSMGLAPTLVESIFDTISSIHAQGTSILLVEQNALMALNVASRGYVLQSGQIILSDTAANLAANEQVRQAYLGEI
- the hpt gene encoding hypoxanthine phosphoribosyltransferase; its protein translation is MHADVEEVLLSGEEVQTRVAELGAQLAADYEGREPVLVSVLKGSIIFLADLVRAMPIPLSIDLMEVSSYGTSTESSGQVRILKDLSTSIEGREVIVVEDIIDTGLTLNYLLRYLHDKGPASIRICCLLDKPARRLAPIEIDYRGFTIADRFVIGYGLDYGERYRNLPYIGVLRPSVYSAAPPA
- the rsmG gene encoding 16S rRNA (guanine(527)-N(7))-methyltransferase RsmG, whose product is MPTIDQDEAAEARHALEELLADVPAIAGTLPPGFLDAAERFVGLLLAANRRLNLTRVTSPGEVARLHLLDSLAAVPEIDRIAPSEAIDLGSGGGLPALPLAMARPELRWTMVDSVGKKAAILAEFADALNLANVAVIADRAEALGRSAAHRERYGMVTARACAALPVLAELALPLLAIGGSLVAWKGPLSEADEEVSRGQDASRQLGGGRLRIADPGVRALGGHRFVIVPKERATEARFPRRPGEPGRRPLG
- a CDS encoding TrkA family potassium uptake protein encodes the protein MYVVVIGGGNVGYYLTKELLAAGHEVVMIEKDAARARTIADELGSIVVPNDGCEGRYQAEAGMARADVVAAVTGDDEDNLVACQVAKMKFNVPRAIARVNNPTNEALFRRLAIDDTVSPTRSILALIEHEIPIHDLLHLAELEGGEVQIVEAQLDSSSPVIGKVLRDLELPEGSSVAVLVRDEHAIIVRPDTTLRAGDKLLAVTSAEHEAELRSLLIGE
- a CDS encoding metallophosphoesterase family protein, which codes for MRLAVLSDIHANLAALDAVCDELGSYDELWVLGDIVGYGPQPNEVIRRLQELGARAVTGNHDGAAIGTVDASWFNPDAAAAIKWTTSVLDENARAYLAALPEVRRDGELTAVHGSPREPIWEYITDAAIAAANLGAFETRRCLFGHTHLPVIYRADGIHITVIPATASSPIALDARRDLINPGSVGQPRDGNPEASYLILDTEAGMAEFHRVRYDIALTQRLMREASLPRWLVERLAIGR